GGTCGCCAATCGCGGCGCCGACGAATTGTGGCCGCTCGTGGCGTCGCGCTGATCGGAGAGAGAACACATGACCGCAGCCCTCCGTTTCGATCCGATCCGCCTGCCCGAGAAGTGCGAGCAACTGCGCAAGGAAGTGCGGGCTTTCCTCGCCGACGAGATCGCCGCCGGCACCTTCGATCCGCACAAGCCCAACCGCGAAGACACCGACGCACCGGAATTCTCCCGCCGGGTCGGCGCCAAGGGCTGGCTGGGGATGACCTGGCCGAAAAAGTATGGCGGCCAGGAGCGCTCCTTCCTCGAGCGCTACGTCGTCACCGAGGAGATGCGCGTCGCCAACGCGCCGACGCGGCGCTTCTTCGTCGCCGACCGCCAGAGCGGCCCGGTGCTGCTGAAATACGCACCCGAGCACATCAAGATGGAAATTTTGCCGCGCATCTGCCGCGGCGAGATCTGCTTCGCCATCGGCATGAGCGAGCCGAACTCCGGCTCGGACCTGTTCGCGGCGAAGACGCGCGCGACCAAGACCGACGGCGGCTATCTCATCAACGGCACAAAAATCTGGACCTCGTCGGCGCATATCGCCGATTACATGATCGCGATCTTCCGGACTTCACAGCCGACCAAGGAAAACCGCCGCCACGGCCTGACCCAGTTCCTGGTCAAGATGAAGCAGCCGGGCATCAAGGTGAACCCGATCGGCCAGATCACCGGCCAGTACGAATTCAACGAGGTCGTCTTCACCGACCACTTCATCCCCGACGACCATGTCCTCGGCGAGGTGGACGGCGCCTGGAAGCAGGCGACGAGCGAGCTTGCGTACGAGCGCTCGGGCCCCGAACGTTTCCTCGAAACCTACTACGTGCTGACCGAGTTGGTGCGCGCGGTCGGCCCGAACCCGGACACGCGCAGCGCCGAGGGCATCGGCCGTCTCGTCGCCCAGCTCCACACCATGCGGCGCATGTCGGTCTCGGTGGCCGGCATGCTGGAAGCGGGCAAGGAGCCGGTGGTCGAGGCCTCTATCGTCAAGGACATCGGCACGGTCTGGGAGCAGCAGCTTCCGCACCGCGTGCGCGACCTCGCCGCCTTCGTCGAGGAGACCGCGACCAATCGCGAGACGCTGGAACGGCAGCTCGACTTCGCCATCAAGACAGCGCCGAAACTCACAATCCAGGGCGGCACCACCGAGGTGCTGCGCGGCATCATCGCCCGCGGATTGGGCCTGCGCTAGATGGGATCGAAACCCCGGCGCCGCGTTTCGTTCACCTCTCTCATGGGGAGAGGTGGTTCTTCGCTATTGAGATACTGGAGACGAAAATGAGCACATATACAGATATCGGCGTCGAGAAGGTCGGACACGTCGGCACCATCGAGATCCGCCGCCCGCCGCTCAATTTCTTCGACATCTCGCTGATCAACCAGATCGCGGACGCGCTCGACGAGTTCGACCGCGACATCGAGATCCGCGCCTCGGTTCTCTCGGCGCAGGGCAAGGCGTTCTGCGCCGGCGCCAATTTCGGCGACCCGGCGCGACAGGCGCAGGAAGCGCGCGAGGCCGAGAAGAAGGCAAAGGGCGATCCCGCCGACAATCTCGGGCCGATCAGCCATCTCTATATCCAGGCCGTGCGCATCTTCCGCGCCAAGAAGCCGATCGTCGCCGCCG
This is a stretch of genomic DNA from Bradyrhizobium sp. CB2312. It encodes these proteins:
- a CDS encoding acyl-CoA dehydrogenase family protein → MTAALRFDPIRLPEKCEQLRKEVRAFLADEIAAGTFDPHKPNREDTDAPEFSRRVGAKGWLGMTWPKKYGGQERSFLERYVVTEEMRVANAPTRRFFVADRQSGPVLLKYAPEHIKMEILPRICRGEICFAIGMSEPNSGSDLFAAKTRATKTDGGYLINGTKIWTSSAHIADYMIAIFRTSQPTKENRRHGLTQFLVKMKQPGIKVNPIGQITGQYEFNEVVFTDHFIPDDHVLGEVDGAWKQATSELAYERSGPERFLETYYVLTELVRAVGPNPDTRSAEGIGRLVAQLHTMRRMSVSVAGMLEAGKEPVVEASIVKDIGTVWEQQLPHRVRDLAAFVEETATNRETLERQLDFAIKTAPKLTIQGGTTEVLRGIIARGLGLR